One region of Polaribacter pectinis genomic DNA includes:
- a CDS encoding EF-hand domain-containing protein, with amino-acid sequence MKRNTIILGALIVVSSIIISCKSSEETSKGKRGGERKSISAIFSEMDANKDGKLSKNEAKGPLAKDFSKIDTNNDGFISKEELENAPKPERNRRPRN; translated from the coding sequence ATGAAACGTAACACAATTATTTTAGGAGCATTAATAGTTGTATCAAGTATAATTATTTCTTGCAAATCATCAGAAGAAACTTCAAAAGGAAAAAGAGGCGGAGAAAGAAAAAGTATCTCTGCAATCTTTTCAGAAATGGACGCAAATAAGGATGGAAAATTATCTAAAAACGAAGCAAAAGGACCTTTAGCTAAAGATTTCTCTAAAATTGACACTAATAATGATGGTTTCATTTCTAAAGAAGAATTAGAAAATGCACCAAAACCAGAAAGAAATAGAAGACCAAGAAACTAA
- a CDS encoding RNA polymerase sigma factor has translation MVKPDILLFIWFFCMFTFLETNLEEQDFIKLLINGNQTAFSQLIDEFQQKVFGTCISFVPNKEDAEDIVQEVFLEVFKSISKFKGDSKLSTWIYKIATNKCLEFIRKKNSKKRFAFMQTILGNEIPVDKTSYFTEINHPGIILENKEKSDIIFKVINTLPENQRVVFTLAKIDGKSYQEIVEITGKSLSSVESIMFRAKKTLQEKLENFYKSEN, from the coding sequence ATGGTAAAACCAGATATACTTTTGTTTATCTGGTTTTTTTGTATGTTTACTTTTTTAGAAACTAATTTGGAAGAACAAGATTTTATAAAGCTACTTATTAATGGCAATCAAACTGCATTTAGTCAACTTATTGACGAATTTCAGCAGAAGGTTTTTGGCACTTGTATTTCTTTTGTACCCAATAAAGAAGATGCAGAAGATATTGTACAAGAAGTTTTTCTAGAAGTTTTTAAATCGATTTCTAAATTTAAAGGAGATTCTAAATTATCTACTTGGATTTATAAAATTGCCACCAATAAATGTTTGGAATTTATCAGAAAGAAGAATTCCAAAAAACGTTTTGCTTTTATGCAAACTATTTTAGGAAATGAAATTCCTGTAGATAAAACCAGCTATTTTACAGAAATTAATCATCCAGGAATTATTTTAGAGAATAAAGAAAAATCTGATATTATTTTTAAAGTGATAAATACGTTGCCAGAAAACCAAAGAGTTGTTTTTACTTTGGCAAAAATAGATGGTAAAAGCTATCAAGAAATTGTTGAAATTACAGGTAAAAGTTTATCATCTGTAGAATCTATAATGTTTAGAGCAAAGAAAACATTACAAGAAAAATTAGAAAATTTTTATAAATCAGAAAATTAG
- the aqpZ gene encoding aquaporin Z yields MKKYFAELFGTFWLVFGGCGSAIFAAGYPELGIGFVGVSLAFGLTVLTMAYAVGHVSGAHFNPAVSIGLWAGGKFEAKELIPYIISQLAGAILAASALYFIVSGKADFESIGGFAANGYGELSPGKYSMQSAFLAEFLLTMFFLLIILGSTYPKAPKGFAGIAIGLALTLIHLISIPITNTSVNPARSMSQAIFAGGEYLTQSWLFWLAPIAGAIVAGLIHKALFSKD; encoded by the coding sequence ATGAAAAAATATTTCGCCGAATTATTCGGAACCTTTTGGTTAGTATTTGGAGGATGTGGTAGCGCCATTTTTGCTGCTGGTTATCCTGAATTAGGAATCGGATTTGTGGGAGTTTCTCTTGCTTTTGGTTTAACAGTTTTAACTATGGCTTATGCTGTTGGGCACGTTTCTGGAGCACATTTTAATCCCGCAGTTTCTATTGGACTTTGGGCTGGTGGGAAATTTGAAGCAAAGGAATTAATTCCATACATTATTTCGCAATTAGCTGGGGCAATATTAGCGGCAAGTGCATTGTATTTTATTGTTTCTGGTAAAGCAGATTTTGAATCTATTGGAGGTTTTGCGGCAAATGGTTATGGCGAGTTATCACCGGGAAAGTATTCTATGCAATCTGCATTTTTAGCAGAATTCCTTTTAACAATGTTCTTTTTGCTAATTATTTTAGGAAGTACGTACCCAAAAGCACCTAAAGGTTTTGCAGGAATCGCAATTGGTTTAGCGTTAACTTTAATTCATTTAATTAGTATTCCAATTACAAATACTTCAGTAAATCCTGCTCGTTCTATGAGTCAGGCAATTTTTGCAGGCGGAGAATATTTAACACAATCTTGGTTGTTTTGGTTAGCGCCTATTGCTGGAGCTATAGTTGCAGGTTTAATTCATAAAGCGTTATTTAGTAAAGACTAA
- a CDS encoding membrane or secreted protein, which yields MKLLLITLVLLGLGVAGIAIKIWAKKDGKFAGTCASQNPMINTEGENCGFCGKTPEQYADCNEPQHN from the coding sequence ATGAAACTGTTACTTATTACTTTAGTATTATTAGGCCTTGGTGTTGCAGGAATCGCTATTAAGATTTGGGCAAAAAAAGATGGTAAATTTGCAGGAACTTGTGCAAGCCAAAACCCAATGATAAATACAGAAGGTGAGAATTGTGGTTTTTGTGGAAAAACTCCAGAACAATATGCAGATTGTAACGAACCACAACACAATTAA
- a CDS encoding glycosyltransferase, with translation MILTVLFYAFVVFAGIQIIYYLAFTSFLFTDKKQKKKLVKEIPISVIICAKNEAENLQKFLPYIIEQNYSDFEIVLINDASSDETLEIMEAFQSQNSNIKIINVENIEAFWGNKKYALTLGIKAAKNEHLLFTDADCKPISKNWIAEMSKNFSQEKSIILGYGKYKKEKFLVNLFVRFETLLTAIQYFSYAKLGSPYMAVGRNLAYKKEEFFNVKGFINHMHIRSGDDDLFIKDAANKENTIICTSKNSFTISKAPKSFKEWFRQKRRHISTANHYKLQHKFFLALFFISKVLFFVLATALFFFYPWEIILSIVLGYYLIQFLVIGFSAKKLKEPQIIFLLPFLEIGLLLFQFSIFITNLISKPNHWK, from the coding sequence ATGATTTTAACTGTACTTTTCTACGCATTTGTAGTTTTTGCAGGCATACAAATTATTTATTATCTTGCTTTTACCTCATTTCTTTTTACTGATAAAAAACAGAAAAAAAAATTAGTGAAAGAAATTCCTATTTCTGTAATTATTTGTGCTAAAAACGAAGCTGAAAACTTACAAAAATTTCTTCCCTACATTATTGAACAAAATTATTCAGATTTTGAAATTGTTCTAATAAACGATGCTTCTTCAGACGAAACTTTAGAAATTATGGAAGCTTTTCAATCCCAAAATTCGAACATTAAAATTATTAATGTAGAAAATATTGAAGCTTTTTGGGGGAATAAAAAATACGCACTTACTTTAGGAATAAAAGCTGCAAAAAACGAACATTTATTATTTACAGACGCCGATTGTAAACCTATTTCTAAAAATTGGATTGCTGAAATGAGTAAAAATTTCTCTCAAGAAAAATCTATTATTTTGGGTTATGGTAAATATAAGAAAGAAAAATTTTTAGTGAATTTATTTGTCCGTTTTGAAACTTTGTTAACTGCAATACAGTATTTTAGTTATGCAAAACTGGGTTCTCCTTATATGGCAGTTGGTAGAAATTTAGCTTATAAGAAAGAGGAGTTTTTTAATGTTAAAGGTTTTATAAACCATATGCATATTAGATCTGGTGATGACGATTTATTTATTAAAGATGCAGCAAATAAAGAGAATACAATTATTTGTACTTCAAAAAATAGTTTTACAATTTCGAAGGCTCCCAAATCTTTTAAAGAATGGTTTCGTCAAAAAAGAAGACATATTTCAACAGCGAATCATTATAAACTTCAACACAAATTCTTTTTAGCCTTATTCTTTATTTCTAAAGTATTATTTTTTGTTTTGGCAACTGCCCTATTTTTCTTTTATCCTTGGGAAATTATACTATCGATTGTGTTGGGTTATTATCTAATTCAGTTTTTAGTTATTGGCTTTTCAGCAAAAAAATTAAAAGAACCACAAATTATCTTTTTACTACCTTTTTTAGAAATTGGCTTGTTATTGTTTCAATTTAGTATATTTATCACTAATTTGATTTCAAAACCCAATCATTGGAAATAG
- a CDS encoding RNA polymerase sigma factor: protein MEIDNKKLDINISKAKNGSQSAFLFLLNSFWGDVYNYQLKRTNSENDAEDITIQTFSKAFDKINTFNDTYVFKTWLITISKNVHIDLLRKKNSSISVETTKEQEDKIYLVVDENPTPEDKIIREQNLAKLLRDIKQLKPKYQEVIQLRYFQELSYKEISEHINEPMNNVKVKLLRAKKLLAEIIKES, encoded by the coding sequence TTGGAAATAGACAATAAAAAACTTGATATAAATATCTCGAAAGCAAAAAACGGTAGCCAATCTGCTTTTCTTTTTTTGTTGAATTCTTTTTGGGGAGATGTTTATAATTATCAATTAAAACGTACAAATAGCGAGAATGATGCTGAAGATATTACGATTCAGACTTTTTCTAAAGCGTTTGATAAAATAAATACTTTTAATGACACCTATGTTTTTAAAACTTGGTTAATTACCATTTCTAAAAATGTTCATATAGATTTACTTCGAAAGAAAAACAGTTCTATTTCTGTTGAAACAACCAAAGAACAAGAAGACAAAATTTATTTGGTGGTTGATGAAAACCCAACTCCAGAAGACAAAATTATTCGAGAACAAAATTTAGCAAAATTGTTGAGAGATATTAAACAATTAAAACCTAAATACCAAGAAGTTATTCAGTTACGCTACTTTCAAGAATTGAGTTACAAAGAAATTTCTGAACATATTAACGAACCAATGAATAATGTAAAAGTAAAACTTTTACGTGCTAAAAAATTATTGGCAGAGATAATTAAGGAGTCTTAA
- a CDS encoding Nramp family divalent metal transporter produces the protein MKKSFLQSIGPGLLFAGAAIGVSHLVQSTKAGAEFGFGLLWALLLVHLFKYPFFQFGPRYAAATGETLLDGYRKLGKGVLIAYYIINFATMFTIQAAVTIVTAGLASQLFGITNDLVLWSTILLFVSLIFLVVGKYKLLDNLMKYIIVILTISTIIAVLMALFSTKDAFDVTQILPSGTVEITFLIAFLGWMPAPLDVSIWHSIWSVEKDKTTVIKTKPKDAIFDFNIGYIGTLFLGICFVLLGALVMYKSGETFSNKGGVFASQLIKLYTKNLGEFSYIFIAIAAFTTMFSTTITTLDASPRAMNRTTKLLFNKELKYGYWFWIIFLFAGTFLILKYFMDNMGILIKVATILSFLTAPFYAIFNYILITGKHTPKEHQPGIFLRILSIVGIVFLVGFSIWFLTNI, from the coding sequence ATGAAAAAATCCTTTTTACAATCAATAGGACCGGGTTTATTATTTGCAGGTGCAGCAATTGGAGTTTCTCATTTGGTACAATCTACAAAAGCAGGCGCAGAATTTGGTTTTGGGTTGTTGTGGGCTTTGTTATTGGTACATCTTTTTAAATATCCATTTTTTCAATTTGGTCCACGTTATGCAGCAGCAACAGGAGAAACTTTGTTAGATGGTTACAGAAAACTAGGAAAAGGCGTGTTAATCGCTTATTACATTATTAATTTTGCTACCATGTTTACTATACAAGCTGCTGTAACAATTGTAACTGCAGGTTTGGCTTCACAATTATTTGGTATTACAAATGATTTGGTTTTATGGTCTACAATTCTACTATTTGTTAGTTTGATTTTTTTGGTTGTCGGGAAATACAAATTGTTAGATAATTTAATGAAATATATTATTGTTATCTTAACAATTAGTACAATAATCGCAGTTTTAATGGCACTGTTTAGCACCAAAGATGCTTTTGATGTTACACAAATTCTACCTTCAGGAACTGTGGAAATTACTTTTTTAATAGCATTTTTAGGTTGGATGCCAGCTCCTTTAGATGTTTCCATTTGGCATTCTATTTGGTCTGTAGAAAAAGACAAAACAACTGTTATAAAAACAAAACCAAAAGATGCAATTTTCGATTTTAATATTGGCTATATAGGAACACTCTTTTTAGGGATTTGCTTTGTTCTTTTAGGTGCTTTAGTAATGTATAAATCTGGTGAAACATTCTCTAATAAAGGTGGCGTTTTTGCATCGCAATTAATAAAATTGTACACTAAGAATTTAGGTGAATTTTCTTATATTTTTATTGCAATTGCTGCCTTTACAACCATGTTTAGTACTACAATTACAACATTAGATGCTTCTCCAAGAGCAATGAATAGAACAACAAAACTGTTATTCAATAAAGAATTAAAATATGGTTATTGGTTTTGGATCATCTTCCTTTTTGCTGGTACTTTTTTAATTTTGAAATACTTTATGGACAATATGGGAATCTTGATAAAAGTTGCGACTATTTTATCTTTTTTAACAGCTCCTTTTTATGCTATTTTCAATTATATTTTAATAACAGGAAAGCATACTCCAAAAGAACATCAACCAGGAATCTTTTTAAGAATTTTAAGTATTGTTGGAATTGTTTTTTTAGTCGGATTTAGTATTTGGTTTTTAACGAATATTTAA
- the lipA gene encoding lipoyl synthase, with the protein MAVDSVILPERTKKPKWLRVKLPVGKKYTELRGLVDKYSLNTICTSGSCPNMGECWGEGTATFMILGNICTRSCGFCGVKTGRPETVEWDEPEKVARSIKIMSIKHAVITSVDRDDLKDGGSIIWAETVDAIRRANPNTTLETLIPDFQGNTKQIDRIIEVHPEVVSHNMETVRRLTREVRIQAKYDRSLGVLKYLKENGMRTKTGLMLGLGETEEEVIQTMKDLRAVNCDVITIGQYLQPSKLHLPVKEFITPEQFKKYETLGLEMGFMYVESGALVRSSYKAHKHAI; encoded by the coding sequence ATGGCTGTAGACTCTGTAATCCTTCCTGAAAGAACCAAAAAACCTAAATGGTTACGTGTAAAATTACCTGTTGGTAAAAAATATACGGAACTAAGAGGTTTAGTTGACAAGTATAGTTTAAACACTATTTGTACAAGTGGAAGTTGCCCAAACATGGGCGAATGTTGGGGAGAAGGAACTGCAACATTTATGATTCTTGGAAACATTTGTACGCGTTCTTGTGGTTTTTGTGGTGTAAAAACAGGTAGACCAGAAACTGTAGAATGGGATGAGCCAGAAAAAGTGGCGCGTTCAATTAAAATTATGAGCATTAAACATGCTGTAATTACTTCTGTAGATAGAGACGATTTAAAAGATGGTGGTTCTATTATTTGGGCAGAAACTGTAGATGCAATTCGTAGAGCTAACCCAAATACAACTCTAGAGACTCTAATTCCAGATTTTCAAGGAAATACAAAACAAATAGACAGAATTATAGAAGTGCATCCAGAAGTAGTTTCTCATAATATGGAAACTGTTAGAAGATTGACTCGTGAAGTTAGAATTCAAGCAAAATACGATAGAAGTTTAGGTGTTTTAAAATACCTTAAAGAAAACGGAATGAGAACCAAAACTGGTTTAATGTTAGGTCTAGGCGAAACTGAAGAAGAAGTAATACAAACAATGAAAGATTTACGCGCAGTAAATTGCGATGTTATTACGATTGGTCAGTATTTACAACCAAGTAAACTGCATTTACCTGTAAAAGAATTTATAACTCCAGAACAATTTAAGAAATACGAAACATTAGGTTTAGAAATGGGCTTTATGTATGTAGAAAGTGGTGCTTTAGTGCGTTCTTCTTACAAAGCGCATAAACATGCCATTTAA
- a CDS encoding pyridoxal-phosphate dependent enzyme produces the protein MKYAKNILETIGNTPLVQLNSVTKEVDALVLAKVETFNPGNSVKDRMALKMIEDAEADGRLQPGGTIIEGTSGNTGMGLALAAIVKGYKCIFVISDKQSKEKMDILRAVGAEVIVCPTNVEPDDPRSYYSVSKRLGAETPNSWYVNQYDNPSNAIAHYEQTAPEIWEQTDGKITHFVVGVGTGGTVSGVAKYLKEKNPDIKIWGVDTYGSVFKKYHETGIFDENEIYPYITEGIGEDILPKNVDFSLIDGFTKVTDKDAAVYTRKIAKEEGIFVGNSAGSAIKGLLQLKHHFTKDDVVVVLFHDHGSRYVGKMFNDDWMRDRGFLEEDIKTAADLIKNHDNEPLVAAQTEELVSHAIERMRDYKISQIPVKDINGFVGSIDESVLLHNFIADKNIADKPIKDIMGKPYPIVKKSAKLEDISKLITKENNAVLVDLENGNHHIITKYDIISAM, from the coding sequence ATGAAATACGCAAAAAATATATTAGAAACCATTGGAAACACGCCTTTGGTTCAATTAAATTCGGTAACAAAAGAGGTAGATGCTTTGGTTTTAGCGAAAGTAGAAACGTTTAACCCAGGAAACTCTGTAAAAGACAGAATGGCTTTAAAAATGATTGAAGACGCAGAAGCTGATGGACGTTTACAACCTGGAGGAACTATTATAGAAGGAACTTCTGGAAACACAGGAATGGGTTTGGCTTTGGCTGCAATTGTAAAAGGTTACAAATGTATTTTTGTAATATCTGACAAGCAATCGAAAGAAAAAATGGACATTTTACGTGCTGTGGGTGCAGAAGTAATCGTGTGTCCAACAAACGTAGAACCAGATGATCCAAGATCTTATTATTCTGTTTCTAAACGTTTGGGAGCAGAAACGCCTAATTCTTGGTATGTGAATCAGTATGACAACCCAAGTAACGCAATTGCACATTATGAGCAAACTGCGCCAGAAATTTGGGAGCAAACGGATGGGAAAATCACTCATTTTGTAGTTGGAGTAGGAACTGGAGGAACAGTTTCTGGTGTTGCTAAATACTTGAAAGAGAAAAATCCAGATATTAAAATTTGGGGAGTAGATACCTATGGTTCTGTTTTTAAAAAATACCATGAAACTGGTATTTTCGACGAGAATGAAATTTATCCATACATAACAGAAGGAATTGGAGAAGATATTTTGCCAAAAAATGTCGATTTTTCTTTAATAGACGGTTTTACAAAAGTAACGGATAAAGATGCTGCTGTTTACACTAGAAAAATTGCCAAAGAAGAAGGAATTTTTGTGGGAAATTCTGCAGGTTCTGCCATCAAAGGATTGTTGCAATTGAAACATCATTTTACAAAAGACGATGTTGTGGTTGTGTTGTTTCACGATCATGGAAGTAGATATGTGGGTAAAATGTTTAATGACGATTGGATGCGTGACAGAGGCTTCTTGGAAGAGGACATTAAAACTGCTGCAGATTTAATTAAAAACCATGATAATGAACCTTTAGTTGCTGCGCAAACAGAAGAATTGGTTTCGCATGCAATTGAAAGAATGCGTGATTATAAAATATCGCAGATTCCTGTAAAAGATATCAATGGTTTTGTAGGTTCTATAGATGAGTCTGTTTTGTTGCATAATTTTATTGCTGATAAAAATATTGCAGATAAACCTATAAAAGATATTATGGGAAAACCTTATCCAATTGTAAAAAAATCTGCAAAATTAGAAGATATTTCTAAATTAATTACAAAAGAAAATAATGCTGTTTTGGTGGATTTAGAAAATGGGAATCATCATATTATTACAAAGTACGATATTATTAGTGCGATGTAA
- a CDS encoding ABC transporter permease translates to MNYELFIAKRIIAGKKYKNSISSPIIKIAITAIALGIIIMLIAVATASGLQTKIRDKMAGFKGHVQIVNYDNNNSDVSTTPINIEQDFYPEFKNIQGVKNVQIFANKGGILRTETDFEGVIFKGVSSDYDWSLFKEYLVEGKLPDFNQDRTRDVLLSETIINRLQLKLNDTILATFLKTATSKLPSNKKYIITGIYNSGFAQFDKNMMIGDIREVQKLNKWTENQVGGFEVVLDNFDDIAEKGEEIYSEIGATLNSKTILDLYPTVFDWIKLFDNNVWFIIAIMILIAGINMITALLVLILERVQMIGILKALGSHNSSIRKIFLYNASYLILKGLFWGNIIGLSIIGFQYFFEIITLNPETYYVAVMPVHITIGAILALNIGTLILCFLMLIIPSYIITKINPSKSIKFA, encoded by the coding sequence TTGAATTACGAGTTATTTATTGCAAAACGCATTATCGCTGGCAAAAAGTATAAAAATAGCATTTCATCGCCAATAATAAAAATTGCAATCACAGCAATTGCGCTTGGAATTATTATTATGCTCATTGCAGTGGCAACTGCATCTGGTTTGCAAACCAAAATTCGCGATAAAATGGCTGGTTTTAAAGGTCATGTTCAAATTGTGAATTATGATAATAACAATTCAGATGTCTCTACAACGCCTATAAATATTGAACAAGATTTTTATCCTGAATTTAAGAATATACAAGGTGTAAAAAATGTACAAATTTTTGCAAATAAAGGTGGAATTTTAAGAACAGAAACCGATTTTGAAGGTGTAATTTTTAAAGGAGTTTCCTCTGATTACGATTGGTCTTTGTTTAAAGAATACTTGGTAGAAGGGAAGTTACCCGATTTTAATCAAGATAGAACAAGAGATGTTTTATTGTCTGAAACTATTATAAATCGTTTACAATTAAAGTTAAACGACACCATTTTAGCTACTTTTTTAAAAACTGCAACTAGCAAATTACCATCTAATAAAAAATATATAATTACTGGAATTTATAATTCCGGTTTTGCACAGTTTGATAAAAATATGATGATTGGTGACATTAGAGAAGTGCAAAAACTGAATAAATGGACAGAAAATCAAGTTGGTGGTTTTGAAGTTGTTTTAGATAATTTTGATGATATTGCTGAAAAAGGCGAGGAGATTTACAGCGAAATTGGTGCAACTTTAAACAGTAAAACTATTTTAGATTTGTACCCAACAGTGTTCGATTGGATTAAATTATTCGACAACAATGTTTGGTTTATAATCGCAATTATGATTTTAATTGCCGGAATAAACATGATAACTGCGCTGCTCGTTTTAATTTTAGAACGCGTGCAAATGATTGGTATTTTAAAAGCCTTGGGAAGCCACAATTCCAGCATTAGAAAAATATTTTTGTACAATGCTTCTTACCTTATTTTAAAAGGACTTTTCTGGGGGAATATTATTGGGTTATCCATTATTGGGTTTCAGTATTTTTTCGAGATAATTACCTTAAATCCAGAAACGTATTATGTCGCTGTAATGCCAGTTCATATTACTATTGGCGCAATTTTAGCATTAAATATTGGCACGCTTATTTTGTGTTTTTTAATGTTGATTATTCCTTCTTATATTATCACGAAAATAAATCCTTCGAAGTCCATTAAGTTTGCTTAA
- a CDS encoding exo-beta-N-acetylmuramidase NamZ family protein has product MIKLIHLKSTYLFLFLLLNFQLISCAQKKVQDSKMEIQSSKNETLEIKTGAEQTNLYLDLLKGKKVGIVANQTSVLSVLQRSEVAPNVMGSKKVMHHLVDYLHNYGGITVTKVFSPEHGFRGKADAAELIKDGVDTKTGLPIISIYGKSKKPSAKQLEGIDVMVFDIQDVGARFYTYISSLHYVMEACAENGIPVIILDRPNPNAHYIDGPILEMEHTSFVGKHPVPVVYGMTIGEYGQMINGEKWLKNGIQCDLKVIPNNNYTHNSKYSLAIKPSPNLPNDKSINLYPSLGFFEGTTINAGRGTEFQFQRYGAPFFKKTGFSYSPQANEGAKYPKHKGKLCYGVDLSKTPHLSKIDLSFLMDAYKQTPKTEKFFGETFTIHAGTKKLQKQLEQGLSAEEIRASWVNGLEKFKIVREKYLIYE; this is encoded by the coding sequence ATGATAAAATTAATTCACCTCAAAAGTACATATTTATTCTTATTTCTATTGTTGAATTTTCAGCTGATTTCTTGTGCCCAGAAAAAGGTTCAAGATTCAAAAATGGAAATTCAAAGTTCAAAAAACGAGACATTAGAAATTAAAACTGGCGCAGAACAAACCAATTTATACCTCGATTTACTTAAAGGTAAAAAAGTTGGTATTGTAGCCAACCAGACTTCAGTTTTGTCTGTTTTACAAAGATCGGAAGTTGCACCAAATGTTATGGGTTCTAAAAAGGTAATGCATCATTTAGTAGATTATTTGCATAATTATGGCGGAATTACAGTAACAAAAGTATTTTCTCCAGAACATGGTTTTCGTGGAAAAGCAGATGCTGCAGAATTGATTAAAGATGGTGTTGATACCAAAACAGGTTTACCAATTATCTCTATTTATGGAAAAAGTAAAAAACCGTCTGCAAAACAATTAGAAGGGATTGATGTAATGGTTTTTGATATTCAAGATGTAGGAGCACGTTTTTACACTTATATTTCTTCATTGCATTATGTAATGGAAGCTTGTGCAGAAAACGGAATTCCAGTTATTATTTTAGACAGACCAAATCCAAACGCACATTATATAGATGGCCCAATTTTAGAAATGGAACACACTAGTTTTGTTGGTAAACATCCTGTTCCTGTTGTTTATGGAATGACCATTGGCGAATATGGACAAATGATTAATGGAGAAAAATGGCTAAAAAACGGAATACAATGTGATTTAAAAGTAATTCCGAATAATAATTATACGCATAATTCTAAATATTCTTTAGCCATAAAACCTTCGCCAAATTTACCAAATGATAAAAGCATCAACTTATATCCTAGTTTAGGTTTTTTCGAAGGAACAACAATTAATGCTGGTCGTGGAACAGAATTTCAGTTTCAAAGATATGGAGCTCCTTTTTTTAAGAAAACTGGTTTTTCATACTCTCCACAAGCAAATGAGGGTGCAAAATACCCAAAGCATAAAGGAAAATTATGTTATGGAGTAGATTTAAGTAAAACTCCACATTTATCAAAAATTGACTTGTCTTTTTTAATGGATGCTTATAAACAAACTCCAAAAACAGAAAAATTCTTTGGAGAAACTTTTACAATTCACGCAGGAACAAAAAAACTTCAAAAACAATTAGAACAAGGTTTGTCTGCTGAAGAAATTAGAGCAAGTTGGGTTAATGGATTGGAGAAGTTTAAGATTGTTCGTGAGAAGTATTTGATTTATGAGTAG
- a CDS encoding sterol desaturase family protein, whose amino-acid sequence METIFNYFETIPTAHRSLILVGGITFFWLLEGAIPLFKFDYKKWKHAVPNLFFTLTTIIINFALAFLLLKTADWVQANNFGIINWLPEMPLWLYVVLGVLFLDFFGAYLAHYTEHKIKPLWMVHLVHHSDHKVDTTTANRHHPIESVIRFAFTLIGVFLVGTPIAIVFMYQSMSLVFTQFTHANIKMSPKVDKFLSYFIVSPDMHKVHHHNMLPYTDSNYGNIFSIWDRIFGTYLEFDREKIVYGVDTFPDEVKNSSLKELLKQPFQGYRKPTGVEEG is encoded by the coding sequence TTGGAAACTATTTTTAATTATTTTGAAACAATACCAACTGCCCATAGAAGTCTTATTTTAGTTGGTGGAATTACCTTTTTCTGGTTATTAGAAGGAGCAATTCCATTATTCAAATTCGATTACAAGAAGTGGAAACACGCAGTTCCTAATTTGTTTTTTACATTAACTACTATCATAATTAATTTTGCATTGGCTTTTTTATTATTAAAAACGGCAGATTGGGTGCAAGCAAACAATTTCGGAATTATAAATTGGTTACCAGAAATGCCTTTGTGGTTGTATGTTGTTTTAGGAGTTTTGTTTTTAGATTTCTTTGGTGCGTATTTAGCTCATTATACAGAACACAAAATAAAACCTTTATGGATGGTTCATTTGGTGCATCATTCAGATCATAAAGTTGATACAACCACTGCAAACAGACATCATCCTATAGAAAGTGTTATTCGTTTTGCGTTTACTTTAATAGGAGTTTTTTTAGTGGGAACTCCAATTGCAATTGTGTTTATGTATCAATCTATGTCTTTGGTTTTTACACAATTTACCCACGCAAATATTAAAATGTCGCCAAAAGTAGATAAATTCTTGAGTTATTTTATTGTTTCTCCAGATATGCATAAAGTTCATCATCATAATATGTTGCCTTATACAGATTCTAATTATGGAAATATTTTTTCTATTTGGGACAGAATTTTCGGAACGTATTTAGAATTTGACAGAGAAAAAATTGTCTATGGAGTAGATACTTTCCCTGATGAAGTAAAAAATTCATCTTTAAAAGAGTTGTTAAAACAACCTTTTCAAGGATATAGAAAACCTACTGGAGTTGAGGAAGGTTAG